A stretch of Microtus pennsylvanicus isolate mMicPen1 chromosome 5, mMicPen1.hap1, whole genome shotgun sequence DNA encodes these proteins:
- the Slc18a2 gene encoding synaptic vesicular amine transporter produces MALSELALLRWLRDSRHSRKLILFIVFLALLLDNMLLTVVVPIIPSYLYSIKHEKNTTEIQTTKPALTASTLGSIQGIFSYYDNSTISFTGNSTGNATGGFLGEQPYKTIATQHMVTNTSTVPSDCPSEDKDLLNENVQVGLLFASKATVQLLTNPFIGLLTNRIGYPIPMFAGFCIMFISTVMFAFSSSYAFLLIARSLQGIGSSCSSVAGMGMLASVYTDDEERGNAMGIALGGLAMGVLVGPPFGSILYEFVGKTAPFLVLAALVLLDGAVQLFVLQPSRVQPESQKGTPLTTLLKDPYILIAAGSICFANMGIAMLEPALPIWMMETMCSRKWQLGIAFLPASISYLLGTNIFGILAHKMGRWLCALLGMIIVGISILCIPFAKNIYGLIAPNFGVGFAIGMVDSSMMPIMGYLVDLRHVSVYGSVYAIADVAFCMGYAIGPSAGGAIAKAIGFPWLMTIIGIIDIVFAPLCFFLRSPPAKEEKMAILMDHNCPVKTKMYTQNNVQSYPIGEDEEAESD; encoded by the exons ATGGCCCTGAGCGAGCTGGCTCTGCTGCGATGGCTGCGGGACAGCCGCCACTCGCGCAAGCTGATCCTGTTCATCGTGTTCCTCGCGCTGCTGCTGGACAACATGCTGCTCACCGTCGTGG TTCCCATCATCCCCAGTTACCTGTACAGCATTAAGCATGAGAAAAACACTACAGAAATCCAGACCACTAAGCCAGCACTCACAGCCTCCACCTTGGGAAGCATCCAGGGCATATTCTCCTACTATGACAACTCTACCATTTCATTCACTGGGAATTCCACCGGGAATGCCACCGGGGGCTTCCTAGGGGAGCAGCCATACAAGACCATTGCCACACAGCACATGGTGACCAACACATCCACTGTCCCTTCTGACTGTCCGAGCGAAGACAAAGACCTCCTGAATGAAAATGTGCAAGTTGGGTTGCTGTTTGCCTCCAAAGCCACCGTACAGCTCCTTACCAACCCATTCATAGGACTGCTGACCAACAG AATTGGCTATCCGATTCCCATGTTTGCTGGATTCTGTATTATGTTTATCTCAACAGTTA TGTTTGCCTTCTCCAGCAGCTATGCTTTCCTGCTGATCGCCAGGTCTCTGCAGGGAATTGGCTCCTCTTGCTCATCCGTGGCTG GAATGGGCATGCTGGCCAGCGTGTACACAGATGATGAAGAGAGGGGTAACGCCATGGGGATCGCTTTGGGGGGCCTGGCCATGGGGGTCTTAG TGGGACCCCCCTTTGGGAGTATACTCTATGAGTTTGTGGGGAAGACGGCTCCCTTCCTGGTTCTGGCTGCCCTGGTGCTCCTGGACGGAG CTGTCCAGCTCTTTGTGCTCCAGCCATCCCGGGTGCAGCCAGAG AGTCAGAAGGGGACACCCCTAACTACCCTGCTGAAGGACCCATACATCCTCATCGCTGCAG gCTCCATCTGCTTTGCAAACATGGGGATAGCCATGCTGGAGCCCGCCCTGCCCATCTGGATGATGGAGACCATGTGTTCCCGAAAGTGGCAGCTGG GCATTGCTTTCCTACCAGCAAGTATCTCTTATCTCCTTGGAACCAATATTTTTGGAATACTTGCACACAAAATGGGAAG GTGGCTTTGTGCTCTTCTGGGGATGATAATTGTTGGAATCAGCATTTTATGT ATTCCTTTTGCGAAAAATATCTATGGACTCATCGCTCCCAACTTTGGAGTTGGTTTTGCAATTG GGATGGTGGATTCCTCCATGATGCCAATCATGGGCTACCTGGTGGACCTGCGGCACGTGTCTGTCTATGGAAGCGTGTATGCCATTGCGGATGTGGCCTTTTGTATGGGCTATGCTATCG GTCCTTCTGCTGGTGGTGCCATTGCGAAGGCAATCGGCTTCCCTTGGCTCATGACGATTATTGGGATAATTGACATTGTTTTTGCTCCACTCTGCTTTTTTCTTCGAAGTCCACCTGCTAAGGAAGAAAAAATG